A genomic window from Trichocoleus desertorum ATA4-8-CV12 includes:
- a CDS encoding phage holin family protein produces MIGLLLTWLITTISFLIISRLPLGIEIDSFGKAALSAAVFGVLNALLRPILAFFTFPFLLLTLGLFAFILNAIIFGLAALIVQGFRLRWGIWSALLGSITLGIVNSVLFRVLASLNL; encoded by the coding sequence ATGATTGGACTTTTATTGACCTGGTTAATTACGACAATTAGCTTTTTAATTATTTCTCGGCTACCGCTTGGAATTGAAATTGACAGCTTTGGCAAAGCAGCTCTATCCGCTGCTGTTTTTGGAGTTTTAAACGCACTATTGCGGCCTATTCTTGCCTTTTTTACCTTCCCCTTCCTCCTTCTCACCCTCGGTTTGTTTGCCTTTATTTTGAATGCCATCATCTTTGGCTTAGCTGCCTTGATAGTCCAAGGATTCCGCCTGAGATGGGGGATTTGGAGCGCTTTGTTAGGCTCCATCACCTTAGGAATTGTGAATTCTGTCCTCTTTAGAGTTCTGGCATCACTGAATCTGTAA
- a CDS encoding DEAD/DEAH box helicase — MTFHHLGLSTELLRAVAEQGYDQPTPIQEQAIPAVLKGQDILASAQTGTGKTAGFTLPLLQRLSRSGSSPSRRSPRALILTPTRELAAQVSDSVKTYGKYLSLRSAVVYGGVGIEPQIQLLRRGVDIVVATPGRLLDHLSQKTVDLSHVEILVLDECDRMLDMGFINDIRKVLAKLPASRQTLLFSATFSAEIQKLANTLLKSPTLIEVAPRNTAAEQVTQVVHLVDRDRKRELLSHMIGFHNWQQVLVFTRTKHGANRLAEQLAKDGLRSTAIHGNKTQAARTRALSDFKQGKVRVLVATDVASRGLDIDQLPYVVNFELPNVPEDYVHRIGRTGRAGNAGRAVSLVCSEEYPFLKSIERLLNRTFIKDVVPGYEPAASEGPQTGQANRKRSNQGRPQQPKSEVAATPKRSKQNSTGGTRDRKHLRIV; from the coding sequence ATGACATTTCATCACCTCGGCCTCTCGACCGAATTACTTCGTGCGGTTGCCGAGCAGGGCTACGACCAGCCCACTCCCATCCAAGAGCAGGCGATTCCTGCCGTCCTCAAAGGGCAAGACATTCTTGCCAGCGCTCAAACTGGCACGGGCAAGACGGCTGGCTTTACGCTACCTCTACTGCAACGATTGAGCAGATCTGGCTCTAGCCCAAGTCGTCGCAGCCCTCGTGCCCTCATTTTGACCCCCACTCGTGAATTGGCCGCTCAGGTGAGCGATAGCGTTAAAACTTATGGCAAGTACCTGTCGTTACGCTCAGCCGTCGTTTATGGTGGCGTTGGCATTGAGCCGCAAATCCAACTGCTGCGTCGAGGAGTTGATATTGTCGTTGCTACTCCAGGTCGCTTGTTGGACCATCTCAGCCAGAAAACGGTTGATCTATCTCATGTCGAGATTTTAGTGCTAGATGAGTGCGATCGCATGCTAGACATGGGCTTCATTAATGACATTCGCAAGGTCTTGGCGAAGCTACCTGCATCCCGACAAACACTCCTGTTTTCTGCTACTTTTTCGGCAGAAATTCAGAAACTTGCCAACACCTTGCTCAAGTCTCCTACTCTGATCGAAGTGGCTCCCCGCAACACCGCTGCGGAGCAGGTGACTCAAGTCGTGCATCTCGTCGATCGCGATCGCAAGCGCGAACTGCTCTCTCATATGATCGGGTTCCACAATTGGCAACAAGTATTGGTCTTTACCCGCACCAAGCATGGAGCCAATCGCCTCGCCGAACAACTGGCAAAAGATGGGCTGAGAAGTACAGCGATTCATGGCAACAAAACCCAAGCAGCTCGCACCCGTGCGCTTAGTGACTTTAAGCAGGGCAAGGTGCGGGTTTTAGTAGCCACCGATGTAGCTTCGCGAGGTCTCGATATTGATCAATTGCCTTATGTGGTCAACTTCGAGTTACCCAATGTTCCAGAGGACTATGTGCATCGCATTGGCCGGACGGGGCGGGCAGGCAACGCTGGACGAGCGGTTTCGCTGGTTTGCAGTGAAGAATACCCCTTTTTGAAAAGCATTGAACGATTGCTCAATCGTACCTTTATTAAAGATGTAGTTCCCGGATATGAACCAGCCGCCTCAGAGGGGCCTCAGACAGGCCAAGCGAATCGGAAGCGCTCCAATCAAGGCCGCCCTCAGCAACCCAAATCGGAGGTTGCAGCTACACCGAAGCGCAGCAAACAAAACTCTACAGGAGGAACTCGCGATCGCAAACATCTCCGTATCGTTTAA
- the fusA gene encoding elongation factor G — protein MKDLTRYRNIGIFAHVDAGKTTTTERILKLTGKIHKIGEVHEGAATTDFMEQEQERGITIQSAATSCFWNDHQLNIIDTPGHVDFTIEVYRSLKVLDGGIGVFCGSGGVEPQSETNWRYANDSKVSRVIYINKLDRTGADFYRVVKQVDQVLAAKPLVMVLPIGIEEQFSGVVDLLTRKAWVWDNSGDPMNYQIKEVPADMVDQVETYREQLIETAVEQDDELMEKYLEGEELSIDEIKRCIRKGTIDLAFFPTYCGSSFKNKGVQLVLDAVVDYLPNPMEVKPQPEMDLEGNEMGTFAYVDSEKPLRALAFKIMDDRFGALTFTRIYSGKLSKGDTVLNTATGKTERISRLVEMHANSREEVESAQAGDIVAIVGMKNVQTGHTLCDPKKPATLEPMVFPEPVISIAVKPKAKGGEEKMVTALTKMVQEDPSFHMFTDEESGETILKGMGELHLDIKVDILKRTHGVEVEVGKPQVAYRESITKRLEDDYTHKKQSGGSGQFAKIGYVVEPGEPGTGFVFESKVTGGSVPREYWPAVQKGFESCIGKGVLAGFPCLDLKFTLLDGGFHPVDSSAMAFEIAAKAAYRQSMPKASPQLLEPIMNVDVFTPDNYMGDVIGDLNRRRGMMKSQETGPTGARIKADVPLSEMFGYIGDLRTMTSGRGQFSMSFSHYAPCPNNIAEEVIKETKERQAAA, from the coding sequence ATGAAAGACCTGACTCGTTATCGCAATATCGGCATCTTCGCTCACGTCGATGCGGGTAAAACGACTACAACTGAAAGAATTCTGAAACTGACTGGTAAAATCCACAAAATTGGCGAGGTTCATGAAGGTGCAGCAACCACTGACTTCATGGAACAGGAGCAAGAGCGTGGGATCACGATTCAATCCGCTGCGACAAGCTGCTTCTGGAACGACCACCAACTGAATATCATTGACACCCCAGGGCACGTGGACTTCACCATTGAAGTTTATCGCTCCCTTAAAGTTCTGGATGGTGGCATCGGCGTTTTTTGCGGTTCCGGTGGTGTTGAACCTCAATCCGAAACTAACTGGCGCTATGCCAACGACTCCAAGGTGTCTCGGGTTATCTATATCAACAAGCTCGATCGCACTGGGGCTGATTTTTACCGCGTCGTCAAGCAAGTTGACCAAGTCCTAGCTGCTAAGCCTTTGGTCATGGTGTTGCCCATCGGCATTGAAGAGCAGTTTAGTGGCGTCGTTGATCTACTAACCCGTAAAGCATGGGTGTGGGATAACTCTGGCGATCCCATGAACTATCAGATCAAGGAAGTTCCTGCCGACATGGTCGATCAGGTTGAGACCTACCGTGAGCAGTTGATTGAAACTGCAGTCGAGCAAGACGATGAGCTGATGGAGAAATACCTCGAAGGTGAAGAGCTAAGCATCGACGAAATTAAGCGGTGTATCCGTAAGGGCACCATCGACCTAGCTTTCTTCCCCACCTACTGCGGCTCCTCGTTCAAGAACAAAGGAGTACAACTGGTCTTGGATGCGGTAGTAGACTACCTACCCAACCCGATGGAAGTCAAGCCCCAGCCTGAGATGGACCTTGAAGGCAATGAGATGGGTACGTTTGCCTATGTTGACTCCGAGAAGCCATTGCGAGCCTTAGCATTCAAGATCATGGACGATCGCTTTGGCGCACTCACCTTTACCCGGATCTACTCCGGTAAGTTGTCCAAAGGTGACACCGTACTCAACACGGCTACAGGTAAAACCGAGCGGATCAGTCGCCTGGTTGAGATGCATGCTAACTCCCGTGAAGAAGTTGAGTCGGCTCAGGCGGGTGACATTGTCGCGATCGTTGGTATGAAGAATGTCCAGACAGGGCATACTCTCTGCGATCCCAAGAAGCCTGCGACCCTAGAGCCGATGGTCTTCCCAGAACCCGTAATCTCGATCGCGGTGAAGCCAAAAGCAAAAGGTGGTGAAGAGAAGATGGTGACGGCACTGACCAAAATGGTTCAGGAAGACCCCTCCTTCCACATGTTTACGGATGAGGAGAGCGGCGAAACCATTCTTAAAGGGATGGGTGAGCTACACCTAGACATCAAAGTTGACATCCTCAAGCGCACCCACGGCGTAGAAGTGGAAGTTGGTAAACCCCAGGTTGCTTACCGTGAGTCTATTACTAAGCGCCTAGAAGATGACTACACCCATAAGAAGCAGTCGGGTGGTTCGGGCCAATTTGCCAAGATTGGCTACGTCGTCGAACCTGGCGAACCTGGCACTGGTTTTGTATTCGAGTCCAAGGTGACAGGTGGCAGTGTTCCCAGAGAATACTGGCCTGCGGTGCAAAAAGGCTTTGAGAGTTGCATTGGCAAAGGCGTATTGGCTGGATTCCCCTGCCTAGACCTAAAGTTCACCCTGCTAGACGGCGGTTTCCACCCGGTTGACTCGTCGGCGATGGCGTTTGAAATCGCAGCGAAGGCAGCTTATCGGCAATCCATGCCTAAGGCTAGCCCCCAACTGCTAGAGCCCATCATGAATGTCGATGTGTTTACACCAGACAACTACATGGGAGATGTCATTGGCGACCTTAACCGTCGTCGGGGCATGATGAAATCTCAGGAGACAGGCCCGACTGGTGCTCGGATCAAAGCAGATGTGCCATTGAGTGAGATGTTTGGATACATTGGTGACCTACGTACCATGACATCAGGTCGAGGTCAGTTCTCTATGTCTTTCTCTCACTACGCACCTTGCCCGAACAACATCGCGGAAGAAGTGATCAAGGAAACTAAAGAGCGTCAAGCTGCGGCATAG